A single region of the Devosia sp. FJ2-5-3 genome encodes:
- a CDS encoding ABC transporter permease, with the protein MLYLTPIGAVLATAIVGAIVFSLIGYDGIGAVREIFLTPLLNPLKWQDLAVKSAPLIIIAVGLSIGYRANVWNIGAEGQYVLGGLAATGVALLTRDFSGPWILPLMIVAGMLGGMAWAVVPAFLKTRLQVNEILTSLMLTYVAIQLLNYLVIGPWKDPMGFGFPQTRMFTADQMLPRIVPGTIVHLGAPIAIVVAIAAWFFMSRSVLGYQIKVVGAAPSAARYGGFSVNKTIWLALLTSGALAGLAGVLEAAGPFGRMVPSFPTNYGFTAIIVAFLGRLHPIGIIFAGLAMAVAVVGGEVAQTTIKLPVAAVGIFQAMMLFFLLASDVLVRYRVRLGTRRELEVAR; encoded by the coding sequence ATGCTCTACCTGACCCCGATAGGGGCAGTGCTGGCAACAGCCATAGTGGGCGCCATTGTCTTCTCGCTGATCGGCTATGACGGCATCGGCGCGGTGCGGGAAATTTTTCTCACGCCGCTGCTCAATCCTCTCAAATGGCAGGATCTGGCCGTCAAATCGGCGCCGCTGATCATCATCGCTGTGGGGCTTTCCATCGGCTATCGGGCCAATGTGTGGAACATCGGCGCCGAGGGGCAATATGTGCTCGGAGGCCTCGCGGCCACGGGCGTTGCGCTGCTGACGCGCGATTTCAGCGGCCCGTGGATCCTGCCGCTGATGATCGTCGCGGGCATGCTGGGCGGCATGGCCTGGGCAGTCGTGCCTGCCTTTCTCAAGACCAGGCTGCAGGTCAACGAAATCCTCACCAGCCTGATGCTGACCTATGTCGCCATCCAGTTGCTCAATTATCTCGTCATCGGGCCCTGGAAGGACCCGATGGGGTTCGGCTTTCCGCAAACGCGGATGTTCACCGCCGACCAGATGCTGCCGCGCATCGTGCCGGGGACGATCGTTCATCTCGGCGCGCCGATCGCCATCGTGGTGGCCATTGCCGCATGGTTCTTCATGAGCCGGTCGGTTCTCGGCTACCAGATCAAGGTGGTGGGCGCGGCGCCGAGCGCAGCGCGCTATGGCGGGTTCTCGGTCAACAAGACCATCTGGCTGGCGCTGCTGACAAGCGGCGCCCTGGCCGGACTTGCCGGCGTGCTCGAAGCGGCTGGACCCTTCGGACGCATGGTGCCGTCTTTCCCGACCAATTACGGCTTTACCGCCATTATCGTCGCCTTTCTCGGGCGACTGCATCCGATCGGCATCATCTTCGCCGGTCTCGCCATGGCAGTTGCCGTGGTGGGCGGGGAAGTGGCGCAGACCACGATCAAGCTGCCCGTTGCCGCGGTCGGCATTTTCCAGGCCATGATGCTGTTCTTCCTGCTCGCCAGCGACGTCTTGGTGCGCTACCGCGTGCGGTTGGGGACACGGCGCGAATTGGAGGTGGCGCGATGA
- a CDS encoding ABC transporter permease, whose product MNPDLLIPIIITLVGASTPILIAGLGELVVEKSGVLNLGVEGMMLIGAVVAFAVTYTTGNHWLAILCAALAATAASMIFAFLTLTLSASQVATGLALTIFGTGFSALFGQAYTGKPIAIFDSVFPDELENHPFWRVVFDHSPLVFFSLFMVVAVWWFLNKSRAGLILRAVGENDFSAHSIGYSVIKVRYAAVAFGGAMAGIAGSCFPLLLTPQWAERLTAGRGWIALALVVFAAWRPFRLLAGAYLFGLVMTIEVYTKASGSMGLFPSEFWAALPYLATIIVLVLISLRRSGNSAAPACLGKPFMPGQ is encoded by the coding sequence ATGAACCCGGATTTGCTGATCCCGATCATCATCACGCTGGTTGGGGCCTCGACGCCGATCCTCATCGCCGGCCTCGGTGAGCTTGTGGTCGAAAAGAGCGGCGTGCTCAATCTCGGTGTCGAGGGGATGATGCTGATCGGCGCGGTCGTCGCCTTTGCCGTCACCTATACGACCGGCAATCACTGGCTGGCGATCCTCTGCGCAGCCCTGGCGGCCACCGCCGCCTCGATGATCTTCGCTTTCCTGACGCTGACCCTGTCGGCCAGCCAGGTGGCGACGGGCCTCGCCCTGACCATTTTCGGCACGGGGTTTTCCGCCCTGTTCGGGCAGGCTTATACCGGCAAGCCGATTGCCATCTTTGACTCGGTGTTTCCCGACGAGCTGGAAAACCACCCGTTCTGGCGCGTGGTGTTCGATCACAGCCCGCTGGTGTTCTTCTCGCTGTTCATGGTGGTGGCGGTCTGGTGGTTTCTCAACAAGAGCCGGGCAGGGCTGATCTTGCGGGCCGTGGGCGAGAATGATTTTTCGGCCCATTCCATCGGCTATTCGGTGATCAAGGTGCGCTATGCCGCCGTCGCGTTCGGCGGCGCCATGGCAGGGATCGCCGGGAGCTGCTTTCCGCTGTTGCTCACCCCACAATGGGCCGAGCGGCTGACGGCGGGCCGGGGTTGGATTGCTCTGGCTCTCGTGGTGTTCGCCGCCTGGCGACCCTTCCGGCTTCTCGCCGGCGCCTATCTCTTCGGGCTGGTGATGACCATCGAGGTCTACACCAAGGCTTCGGGCAGCATGGGCCTCTTCCCGTCCGAATTCTGGGCGGCTCTACCCTATCTGGCGACGATCATCGTTCTCGTGCTGATCTCGCTGCGGCGCTCCGGAAACTCGGCCGCGCCGGCCTGCCTGGGCAAGCCTTTTATGCCCGGCCAATAA
- a CDS encoding BMP family ABC transporter substrate-binding protein → MTILTRRTALKLGAAGFMLTIASQLALGQDGPLKIGFVNVGPKDDNGWTYGHWVAAQALEEEFGDAIEITFVESVPEGPDCERVLRELAQQGNKIIFATSFGFGDYVIKVAREFPDVIFEHATGYQRSENVGTYNARFHEGRAVMGTLAGHLSQTKNIGYIGSFPIPEVVMGINAFTLAARKINPEITVNVVWLSSWHDPAKEADAARALIDQGADIIVQHTDGPAALQVAEERGIIGGFGQGADMSAFAPKSHLSAIIDVWAPHYIQVIKDVQAGTWVSDDSWPGIAAGEVVIGPYNEKIPADVVAAAEAVKAGIVDGSVNPFTGPIVDNTGTERVPAGQTIDDAGLWAMDWYVEGVKA, encoded by the coding sequence ATGACTATTCTAACCCGCCGTACGGCGCTCAAGCTTGGAGCCGCCGGCTTCATGCTCACGATTGCGAGCCAGCTCGCCCTCGGCCAGGACGGCCCGCTCAAGATCGGTTTCGTCAATGTCGGCCCCAAGGACGACAATGGCTGGACCTATGGCCACTGGGTTGCCGCACAGGCGCTCGAGGAAGAATTCGGCGATGCGATCGAAATCACCTTCGTGGAAAGCGTGCCGGAAGGCCCGGACTGCGAACGCGTGCTGCGCGAACTGGCCCAGCAGGGCAACAAGATCATCTTCGCCACCAGCTTCGGCTTCGGCGACTATGTGATCAAGGTCGCCCGCGAATTCCCCGACGTGATCTTCGAGCACGCCACCGGCTACCAGCGCTCGGAAAATGTCGGCACCTATAACGCCCGCTTCCACGAAGGTCGCGCCGTCATGGGGACGCTGGCCGGTCATCTCAGCCAGACCAAGAATATCGGCTATATCGGCTCGTTCCCGATCCCCGAAGTGGTGATGGGCATCAACGCCTTCACGCTCGCTGCCCGCAAGATCAACCCGGAAATCACCGTGAACGTGGTCTGGCTCTCGAGCTGGCACGACCCGGCCAAGGAAGCCGACGCGGCCCGCGCCCTCATCGACCAGGGCGCCGACATCATCGTGCAGCACACGGACGGCCCGGCGGCTCTCCAGGTTGCCGAAGAGCGCGGCATCATCGGTGGTTTCGGCCAGGGCGCCGACATGAGCGCCTTCGCGCCCAAGTCGCACCTCTCCGCGATCATCGACGTCTGGGCACCGCACTATATCCAGGTGATCAAGGATGTGCAGGCCGGTACCTGGGTTTCCGACGACAGCTGGCCGGGCATTGCCGCGGGCGAAGTGGTCATCGGGCCCTATAACGAGAAGATCCCGGCCGACGTCGTCGCCGCTGCCGAAGCCGTCAAGGCCGGTATCGTCGATGGTTCGGTCAATCCGTTCACCGGCCCGATCGTCGACAACACCGGCACCGAGCGCGTGCCGGCCGGCCAGACCATCGATGACGCAGGCCTCTGGGCCATGGACTGGTATGTCGAGGGCGTGAAGGCCTAA
- a CDS encoding urate hydroxylase PuuD: MGDLAIFYEWSMFAVRWLHVVTAIAWIGSSFYFIALDLGLRKTPSLPPLAHGEEWQVHGGGFYHIQKYLVAPEFLPEHLTWFKWESYATWLSGAMLLALLYYVGADLFLIDRNVLDVPNWVAILLSAGSIVLGWLLYDALCKSPIGQSTTGLMLVLFAILVAMSWGYTQLFTGRAAMLHMGAFTATIMTANVAMIIIPNQKIVVGDLKAGRVPDAKYGKIAKQRSLHNNYLTLPVIFFMLSSHYPLAFATQWNWVIASLIFLVGVVIRHYFNTRHARKGNPHWTWAVAVILFLIIAWLSTAPKIGESGEALVSASAERFMAAEHFEAASLAVQTRCAMCHTAEPSWEGVYQAPKHVILDNDADIANHAHEIAIQAGYSHAMPPGNVTAMTDAERALLVEWFREGSGS; the protein is encoded by the coding sequence ATGGGCGATCTAGCTATTTTCTATGAATGGTCGATGTTTGCAGTGCGCTGGCTGCATGTGGTGACGGCCATCGCCTGGATCGGCTCATCCTTTTACTTCATTGCGCTCGACCTTGGCCTGCGCAAGACGCCGAGCCTGCCGCCGCTCGCCCATGGCGAGGAATGGCAGGTGCATGGCGGGGGCTTTTATCACATCCAGAAATATCTCGTGGCGCCGGAATTTTTGCCCGAGCACCTGACCTGGTTCAAATGGGAAAGCTACGCGACCTGGCTATCGGGCGCGATGCTTCTGGCGCTGCTCTATTATGTGGGCGCGGACCTTTTCCTCATCGATCGCAATGTGCTCGACGTGCCCAATTGGGTGGCGATCCTGCTCTCGGCGGGCTCGATCGTCTTGGGCTGGCTGCTTTATGACGCGCTTTGCAAATCACCCATTGGCCAATCGACCACGGGGCTGATGCTGGTGTTGTTCGCGATCCTCGTGGCGATGAGCTGGGGCTATACGCAGCTTTTCACCGGCCGCGCGGCGATGCTGCATATGGGCGCGTTTACCGCGACCATCATGACGGCGAACGTTGCCATGATTATCATTCCCAACCAGAAGATCGTGGTGGGTGATCTCAAGGCGGGGCGCGTGCCGGACGCCAAATATGGCAAGATCGCCAAGCAGCGGAGCCTCCATAACAACTACCTGACGCTGCCCGTTATCTTTTTCATGCTCTCGAGCCACTATCCGCTGGCCTTCGCCACGCAGTGGAACTGGGTGATCGCTTCGCTGATCTTCCTCGTCGGCGTGGTCATCCGGCACTATTTCAACACCCGCCACGCAAGGAAGGGCAATCCGCACTGGACCTGGGCGGTCGCGGTGATCCTCTTCCTCATCATCGCCTGGCTCTCGACGGCGCCGAAGATCGGCGAGAGCGGGGAGGCACTGGTGTCGGCTAGCGCCGAACGTTTCATGGCGGCCGAGCATTTCGAGGCGGCGAGCCTTGCGGTGCAGACACGCTGCGCCATGTGCCACACGGCTGAGCCGAGCTGGGAGGGCGTCTACCAGGCGCCCAAGCATGTCATTCTCGACAACGACGCTGATATCGCCAACCATGCCCATGAGATTGCGATCCAGGCCGGTTATTCGCACGCCATGCCGCCGGGCAATGTCACCGCCATGACCGATGCGGAGCGCGCGCTGCTGGTTGAGTGGTTCCGCGAGGGGTCGGGGTCATGA
- the guaD gene encoding guanine deaminase, whose amino-acid sequence MTRTILRGRVLSFVRAPQGIEDSKSYLYLEDGAVTMADGSIVSVGEFEAADKSDAIVIDHRPNLILPGFIDLHLHYVQSQMLAAYAGSLLEWLNTYTFIEEQKFSQQGHADAVAVDFYDNLIRHGTTTAVAYCSSHPRSVDAYFAEAQRRNMLVVGGKVMMDRNAPEALCDSAQSGYDDTKALIARWHGRGRAHYAISPRFAITSTPEQLEMSRALVAEHPDCYVQTHLGENDAEIAYSMELYPAAKDYTGIYEDHGLLGPKTLLGHCIHLNHRETAVLAETGSVAVFCPTSNLFLGSGLFDLDRLSKAGVRIGLATDIGGGTSFSMLRTMDEGFKIQQLRGHRWNPLASFHQSTRGNAEALGLADRIGTIAPGSDADLIVLDARATPAMRMRMATVETLVEELFLLQTMGDDRAIAEVYVAGAKAKSTLGGL is encoded by the coding sequence ATGACCCGCACAATTCTGCGCGGTCGGGTACTGAGCTTTGTCCGTGCGCCGCAGGGGATCGAGGATAGCAAGAGCTATCTCTATCTCGAGGACGGCGCCGTCACCATGGCGGATGGCAGCATCGTGTCGGTGGGGGAGTTTGAGGCCGCCGACAAGAGCGATGCCATTGTCATCGACCACCGGCCGAACCTGATCCTGCCTGGGTTCATCGATCTGCACCTGCACTATGTGCAGAGCCAGATGCTGGCGGCTTATGCCGGCTCGCTGCTCGAGTGGCTCAATACCTATACCTTCATCGAGGAGCAGAAATTCTCCCAGCAGGGCCATGCCGATGCGGTGGCGGTGGATTTTTACGACAATCTGATCCGCCACGGCACGACCACGGCGGTGGCCTATTGCTCGAGCCATCCGCGCTCGGTGGATGCCTATTTTGCCGAGGCGCAGCGGCGCAATATGCTTGTCGTCGGCGGCAAGGTGATGATGGATCGCAATGCGCCCGAGGCGCTCTGCGACAGTGCCCAGTCCGGCTATGACGACACTAAGGCGCTGATCGCGCGTTGGCATGGGCGGGGTCGGGCGCACTACGCCATTTCGCCGCGCTTTGCCATTACCTCGACGCCCGAGCAGCTCGAGATGAGCCGGGCCTTGGTGGCTGAGCACCCTGATTGCTATGTGCAGACCCATCTCGGGGAAAACGACGCCGAGATCGCCTATTCCATGGAGCTCTATCCGGCGGCCAAGGACTATACCGGCATCTACGAGGATCATGGGCTTTTAGGGCCCAAGACGCTGCTGGGACACTGCATCCATCTCAACCATCGCGAGACCGCGGTGTTGGCTGAGACCGGATCGGTGGCGGTGTTCTGCCCGACGTCCAATCTTTTCCTCGGCTCGGGCCTGTTCGATCTTGACCGGCTGAGCAAGGCCGGGGTGCGGATCGGGCTCGCCACTGATATCGGCGGGGGCACCAGCTTTTCCATGCTCCGCACCATGGATGAGGGGTTCAAGATCCAGCAATTGCGCGGGCATCGCTGGAACCCGCTGGCCAGTTTCCACCAGTCGACGCGCGGCAATGCCGAGGCGCTGGGGCTGGCCGACAGGATCGGAACCATCGCCCCGGGCAGCGACGCCGATCTCATCGTGCTCGATGCGCGGGCGACCCCGGCCATGCGGATGCGCATGGCAACAGTGGAAACGCTCGTCGAAGAATTGTTCCTGCTCCAGACGATGGGCGACGATCGGGCAATAGCCGAAGTCTATGTTGCTGGCGCAAAGGCGAAGTCAACTTTAGGCGGGTTGTGA
- a CDS encoding malate synthase G — MSDYPTKSGLSVHPLLVDFVEKEALPGLAVSADQFWNGLAALAKEHVPTNERLLAKRDDIQGKIDDWHRANGAVAGKEDAYQAFLREIGYLVDEPADFSIETENLDPEISSICGPQLVVPVSNARYALNAANARFGSLYDALYGTDAISRDGDLAPGRGFNEARAAAVVAKAAEFLDASFPLAGGSHKDATGYHIVQEGDVKMLFVDTSIGRTGLRDPDAFVGYAGTEKSGEIVLKHNGLHVILVIAPETAIGSKHAAGLSDVVVEAALTTIQDCEDSVAAVDAEDKVGVYRNWLGLMNGTLEDTFEKGGKQVTRKLSADRTYKDIRGNELVLKGRSLLLVRNVGHLMTTDAVLLDGKPIGEGLMDAAVTALCAMHDKGGNSRTGATYVVKPKMHGPEEVAFACAIFASVEKFLGLAPNTIKIGIMDEERRTSANLKAAIYEARERVFFINTGFLDRTGDEIHTSMEAGPVLRKDEIKAERWIASYEDRNVLIGLACGFSGKAQIGKGMWARPDDMAAMMESKIGHPNAGANTAWVPSPTAAILHALHYHQVDVFEAQRRRHNQALPGLSELFSMPALDASTLSHDEIVRELENNAQGILGYVVRWVQQGVGCSKVPDINNVGLMEDRATCRISSQAVANWLRHGLVSRDEVTSVFERMAKVVDEQNAGDPIYRPMAENYQSVAFQAALDLALKGVDQPSGYTEPLLHAARRKVKARDKK, encoded by the coding sequence ATGAGCGACTACCCAACGAAATCCGGCCTTTCTGTTCATCCGCTGCTGGTGGATTTCGTCGAAAAGGAAGCCCTTCCCGGGCTGGCCGTGAGTGCAGACCAGTTCTGGAACGGACTGGCGGCCCTGGCCAAAGAACATGTCCCGACCAATGAGCGCCTGCTGGCCAAGCGCGACGATATCCAGGGCAAGATCGATGACTGGCATCGCGCCAATGGCGCCGTGGCCGGCAAGGAAGACGCCTATCAGGCGTTCCTGCGCGAGATCGGCTATCTCGTCGACGAGCCCGCTGACTTCTCCATCGAGACCGAAAACCTCGACCCGGAAATTTCCAGCATTTGCGGCCCCCAGCTGGTGGTGCCGGTTTCCAATGCCCGCTATGCGCTGAACGCGGCCAATGCCCGTTTCGGCAGCCTTTACGATGCGCTCTATGGCACCGACGCGATCAGCCGCGATGGCGATCTGGCGCCGGGCAGGGGTTTTAACGAGGCACGCGCCGCCGCCGTTGTGGCCAAGGCGGCCGAATTCCTCGATGCCAGCTTCCCTCTGGCAGGCGGCAGCCACAAGGATGCAACAGGCTATCACATCGTCCAGGAAGGCGATGTGAAGATGCTGTTCGTCGACACGTCTATCGGTCGCACCGGCCTGCGCGATCCCGACGCATTTGTCGGCTATGCCGGCACGGAAAAATCCGGCGAGATCGTGCTCAAGCACAATGGCTTGCATGTGATCCTGGTGATCGCTCCGGAAACCGCTATCGGCTCCAAGCACGCTGCCGGCCTTAGCGACGTCGTTGTCGAGGCCGCGCTGACCACGATCCAGGATTGTGAAGATTCGGTCGCGGCCGTCGATGCCGAAGACAAGGTCGGCGTTTATCGCAATTGGCTTGGCCTGATGAACGGGACCCTTGAGGACACGTTCGAAAAGGGCGGCAAGCAGGTTACCCGCAAGCTCAGTGCCGACCGGACCTATAAGGACATTCGCGGCAATGAGCTGGTGCTCAAGGGCCGCTCGCTGCTGCTGGTGCGCAATGTTGGTCACCTGATGACCACCGATGCGGTGCTGCTCGATGGCAAGCCGATCGGCGAAGGCTTGATGGATGCCGCCGTGACCGCGCTCTGCGCGATGCATGACAAGGGCGGCAATTCGCGGACCGGCGCAACCTATGTGGTCAAGCCCAAGATGCATGGCCCCGAGGAAGTGGCCTTTGCCTGCGCCATCTTCGCCTCGGTCGAAAAGTTCCTGGGCCTTGCGCCCAATACGATCAAGATCGGCATCATGGACGAGGAGCGCCGCACCTCGGCCAACCTCAAGGCTGCCATCTATGAAGCGCGTGAGCGCGTGTTCTTCATCAATACGGGCTTCCTCGACCGCACCGGCGACGAAATCCATACCTCGATGGAAGCCGGCCCGGTGCTGCGCAAGGACGAGATCAAGGCCGAGCGCTGGATTGCTTCCTACGAAGACCGCAACGTTCTGATTGGTCTGGCTTGCGGGTTCTCGGGCAAGGCCCAGATCGGCAAGGGCATGTGGGCGCGTCCCGACGACATGGCTGCGATGATGGAGTCCAAGATCGGCCATCCGAACGCGGGCGCCAATACCGCCTGGGTGCCGTCGCCGACCGCCGCGATCCTCCACGCGCTGCACTATCACCAGGTCGATGTGTTCGAGGCCCAGCGCCGTCGGCACAACCAGGCTCTGCCGGGTCTCAGCGAACTGTTCTCCATGCCGGCGCTCGACGCCTCGACCCTCAGCCACGACGAGATCGTGCGCGAGCTCGAGAACAATGCGCAGGGCATTCTGGGCTATGTCGTCCGCTGGGTGCAGCAGGGCGTGGGCTGTTCCAAGGTGCCTGACATCAACAATGTCGGCCTGATGGAAGACCGCGCCACCTGCCGCATTTCGAGCCAGGCCGTTGCCAACTGGCTGCGCCACGGCCTCGTCAGCCGCGACGAGGTGACCTCGGTGTTCGAGCGCATGGCCAAGGTGGTCGATGAGCAGAACGCCGGCGACCCGATCTATCGGCCGATGGCCGAGAATTATCAGTCGGTGGCCTTCCAGGCCGCGCTCGATCTGGCGCTCAAGGGCGTCGACCAGCCGAGCGGCTACACCGAACCGCTGCTCCACGCCGCCCGCCGCAAGGTCAAGGCCCGCGACAAGAAGTAG
- a CDS encoding DUF2470 domain-containing protein, translated as MTEKDLLQPTDDEARRWAKTIIRTARHGAIATLDPKTGAPQVTRVGVSTDFDGAPILLISGLAAHFPALRADPRCSLLLGETGKGDPLAHARITISAEAKIIERASADHPRLYARYLAHQPKAKLYADLGDFRFVRLEPVNASFNGGFGKAFAMVATDLLSSADPALAAAEANALEHMNEDHAEAIDIYARFYAKAPGGKWVLTGTDAEGIDLANGDDTRRIWFEKTLSVPQDMHLTLVQMARTARVGLMEI; from the coding sequence ATGACCGAAAAAGACCTTCTCCAACCCACCGATGACGAGGCCCGCCGCTGGGCCAAGACCATCATCCGCACCGCCCGCCACGGTGCCATCGCCACGCTTGATCCCAAGACCGGCGCTCCCCAGGTCACCCGCGTCGGCGTCTCCACCGATTTCGATGGCGCCCCGATCCTGCTGATTTCCGGCCTCGCCGCCCATTTCCCGGCGCTCCGAGCCGATCCGCGCTGCTCCCTCCTGCTGGGCGAAACCGGCAAGGGCGACCCCCTCGCCCACGCGCGCATCACCATCTCGGCCGAGGCGAAAATCATTGAGCGCGCCAGCGCCGACCACCCGCGCCTTTACGCCCGCTACCTCGCCCACCAGCCCAAGGCAAAACTCTATGCCGACCTCGGCGATTTCCGCTTTGTCCGCCTCGAGCCCGTCAACGCCAGCTTCAATGGCGGCTTCGGCAAGGCCTTCGCCATGGTGGCCACCGACCTGCTCTCCAGCGCCGACCCCGCCCTTGCCGCCGCCGAAGCCAACGCCCTCGAGCACATGAACGAGGACCACGCCGAAGCAATCGACATCTATGCCCGCTTCTACGCCAAGGCCCCCGGCGGCAAATGGGTCCTCACCGGCACCGACGCCGAAGGTATCGACCTCGCCAATGGCGACGACACTCGCCGCATCTGGTTCGAGAAGACGCTCTCCGTCCCGCAGGACATGCACCTCACCCTCGTCCAAATGGCCCGCACTGCCCGCGTCGGCCTGATGGAAATTTAG
- a CDS encoding CocE/NonD family hydrolase, with translation MSLSTLYLAWVEDLPPRLNAVRKTRGLSLTMDDGVVLKTDHYAPRAGGPHPTILMRLPYGRRGFAPIAQAYAERGFHVIVQACRGTERSGGEFDPFANERADGLATLRWIEQQDWFDGRLGLTGPSYLGYAQWAISDALPKISAMATKVTTSNFRPVVFPSGAFHLNLWLSWVQVIEGLRNRPLTTAARMFSGDIERRTERAAAVLPLINADKAVVGHKIGFWRHWFEHAIGNDAFWEELDHSHRLSKNTPPVHFISGWYDFMLDPLLADYQRLVALGHTPYLTIGTWFHIAEELQRDNLRETILWMRAKLMGDSSGLRQKPVHLHISGRNSWHEFDAYPPGPPALRTLHLSADRKLARVPAKKGADTYRYDPNDPTPNLGGAIFAFTGAGAVDNAPLEARPDILVYTGPEIRDEVTIIGQCQVTLHARASLPHVDFFVRLCDVDPDGISTNICDGFVRVTPDTPREPDGSWRLTIPLHATSHSFRAGHRSRLLIASGAHPRYARNPGTGEHIATATKLIANDVEILHAGSHIVLPVYDII, from the coding sequence ATGAGCCTTTCCACGCTCTACCTGGCCTGGGTCGAAGATCTCCCGCCCCGCCTCAATGCCGTCAGGAAGACCCGTGGACTGAGCCTTACCATGGACGACGGCGTGGTCCTCAAGACCGATCACTACGCCCCGCGCGCCGGGGGGCCCCACCCCACCATCCTCATGCGCCTGCCCTATGGCCGGCGCGGCTTCGCCCCCATCGCCCAGGCCTATGCCGAGCGCGGTTTCCACGTCATCGTCCAGGCCTGCCGCGGCACCGAGCGCTCCGGGGGCGAATTCGACCCCTTCGCCAATGAGCGCGCCGATGGCCTAGCCACCCTCCGCTGGATCGAGCAGCAGGACTGGTTCGATGGCCGCCTTGGGCTCACCGGCCCCTCCTATCTCGGCTATGCCCAATGGGCGATCAGCGACGCCCTGCCCAAAATCTCCGCCATGGCGACGAAAGTCACTACCTCCAATTTCCGCCCCGTGGTCTTCCCCTCCGGCGCCTTCCACCTCAACCTCTGGCTCTCCTGGGTGCAGGTCATCGAGGGCCTGCGCAATCGCCCCCTCACCACCGCCGCCCGCATGTTCTCCGGCGATATCGAGCGCCGCACCGAGCGCGCCGCAGCCGTGCTGCCGCTCATCAATGCCGACAAGGCCGTCGTCGGCCACAAGATCGGCTTCTGGCGCCACTGGTTCGAGCACGCCATCGGCAATGACGCCTTCTGGGAAGAACTCGACCACAGCCATCGCCTCTCGAAAAACACCCCGCCGGTCCATTTCATCTCCGGCTGGTACGATTTCATGCTCGATCCCCTCCTGGCCGATTATCAGCGCCTCGTCGCCCTCGGCCACACCCCCTATCTCACCATCGGCACCTGGTTTCACATCGCCGAGGAGCTGCAGCGCGACAATCTCCGCGAGACCATTTTATGGATGCGCGCCAAGCTCATGGGCGACAGCTCCGGCCTCCGCCAAAAGCCAGTGCACCTCCACATTTCCGGCCGCAACAGCTGGCACGAATTCGACGCCTATCCGCCCGGGCCACCCGCCCTGCGCACGCTCCATCTCAGTGCTGACCGCAAACTGGCGCGGGTCCCCGCGAAAAAAGGCGCCGACACCTATCGCTATGATCCCAACGACCCCACCCCCAACCTCGGTGGCGCCATTTTCGCCTTCACCGGCGCCGGAGCCGTCGACAACGCTCCCCTCGAAGCCCGCCCGGATATCCTCGTCTATACCGGCCCGGAAATCCGCGACGAGGTCACCATTATCGGCCAGTGCCAGGTCACGCTCCACGCGCGGGCCAGCCTGCCCCATGTCGATTTCTTCGTCCGCCTCTGCGATGTCGACCCTGACGGAATATCGACCAATATCTGCGACGGCTTTGTCCGCGTCACCCCGGACACCCCGCGGGAGCCCGACGGGTCCTGGCGCCTCACCATCCCCCTTCACGCGACGTCCCATTCCTTCCGCGCCGGCCACAGATCGCGCCTTCTCATCGCTTCCGGCGCCCACCCCCGCTACGCCCGCAATCCCGGCACGGGGGAACACATCGCCACGGCCACAAAGCTTATCGCCAATGACGTCGAGATCCTGCATGCCGGAAGCCACATCGTGCTGCCGGTTTATGATATAATCTGA